Proteins from a single region of Cytophagaceae bacterium:
- a CDS encoding carbohydrate binding family 9 domain-containing protein, whose translation MKKKLFILLAISHLAFSQDGDIFPPQAPQKEIFGQKINENIQVNGRMDEEVWQKTPIANGFFKQFPDQGGSPKFDTKVKILYNQKNLYFGFFCADSLGKKGVRVPDLQRDFDFFEFDLVGLNLDPFLDKRNAIVFQTNPYGVQRDLLAFDDAFFDREWDGYWKVRTTRTDSGYVAEMQIPWATIRYPKGEIQDWGIQFVRRSRRLGEQSSWSPYPRAYNPYRMPYAGLLKGIEPPAPSVNLRVQPYLLTNFNRQFENGKLVSEQFSPKIGGEIKWAITPHTVLDLTFNTDFAQADVDRQVQNLTRFSVLFPERRQFFLENATLFNLGDDFNQPFFSRKIGLSENGSPIPLDAGIRLVSRNLKQNFAGLFVRQRQSEANELGATNFGVLRYSKNVGKQNRFGTMMTIQNTESAFGKAGFTNATFSVDGFLRITEPLNWSFMATKSQSSGIGGDGFTALSKLQYSSNNWNAFFINSIITKDYNPNMGFVYANNLINTNMGGYRIARPKWKPKFIRQMDPGIYLDMYHRATDGKFQQAELFVFPAWIIWNTGNRLTLQTVPTWQVVDETFSIVGINIKPNSYYYTRYQFTYRSDQSKVFSFLVSADLGSFYNGKLNSLRGELRFSPVPNISAKFSYTRNDFEEFGELKESKITHLISPEIRLSLNPRIQLTSFYQHNSAANRDVWNIRFAWEFQPLSFVYLVYNSNSTQQYSNDLKRFDSYLSEQSIAKITYLKQF comes from the coding sequence ATGAAAAAAAAGTTGTTTATTTTATTGGCTATTAGCCATTTAGCTTTTTCTCAGGATGGAGATATTTTCCCACCACAAGCTCCTCAAAAAGAAATATTTGGACAAAAAATCAACGAAAACATCCAAGTGAATGGGCGGATGGATGAAGAAGTATGGCAGAAAACGCCCATCGCCAACGGTTTTTTCAAACAGTTTCCCGACCAAGGAGGAAGTCCGAAATTCGATACAAAAGTCAAGATTTTATACAACCAAAAGAACCTTTACTTTGGCTTTTTTTGTGCTGATTCTTTGGGCAAAAAAGGTGTAAGAGTACCTGATTTACAGCGAGATTTTGATTTTTTTGAGTTTGATTTGGTGGGTTTAAATCTCGACCCATTTCTCGACAAACGCAATGCCATTGTTTTTCAAACTAATCCCTACGGCGTTCAACGTGACTTACTGGCCTTTGACGATGCCTTTTTCGACCGTGAATGGGATGGTTATTGGAAAGTTCGCACCACCCGCACCGACTCAGGTTATGTAGCCGAAATGCAGATTCCGTGGGCAACTATTCGATACCCCAAAGGCGAAATACAAGATTGGGGCATTCAATTTGTTCGTCGCAGTCGTCGATTGGGCGAGCAGTCTTCTTGGTCGCCTTATCCTCGTGCTTATAATCCTTATCGAATGCCTTATGCTGGACTTCTGAAAGGAATAGAACCACCCGCACCTTCGGTAAATTTGAGGGTTCAGCCTTATTTACTGACCAACTTCAACCGTCAGTTTGAAAATGGCAAATTAGTTTCTGAGCAGTTTTCACCCAAAATTGGCGGCGAAATCAAATGGGCAATTACGCCACATACAGTTTTAGACTTAACTTTCAATACCGATTTTGCCCAAGCCGATGTAGATAGACAAGTGCAAAATTTGACCCGTTTTTCGGTACTTTTTCCTGAAAGAAGACAGTTTTTTCTCGAAAATGCTACGCTTTTTAATTTGGGCGATGATTTTAATCAGCCATTTTTTAGTCGAAAAATTGGACTTTCAGAAAACGGTTCACCGATTCCGTTGGATGCTGGTATTAGATTGGTGAGTAGAAATTTGAAGCAAAACTTTGCAGGCTTGTTTGTGCGACAAAGACAATCAGAAGCAAACGAGTTGGGAGCAACAAATTTCGGGGTTCTGCGATACAGTAAAAATGTGGGCAAACAGAACCGTTTCGGCACAATGATGACCATTCAAAACACAGAAAGTGCTTTCGGGAAAGCTGGTTTTACTAATGCTACTTTTTCTGTAGATGGCTTTCTACGAATTACCGAGCCTTTGAATTGGAGTTTCATGGCTACCAAATCTCAAAGTTCAGGAATAGGTGGCGATGGCTTTACGGCACTCAGCAAATTACAATATAGCAGTAATAATTGGAATGCCTTTTTCATAAATTCAATCATAACGAAAGATTATAACCCTAACATGGGATTTGTATATGCCAATAATCTGATAAACACCAATATGGGCGGCTACCGAATTGCTCGACCTAAGTGGAAACCAAAATTTATCAGACAAATGGACCCAGGTATATATTTAGATATGTATCACAGAGCCACCGATGGGAAATTTCAACAAGCCGAGCTTTTTGTTTTCCCAGCTTGGATTATCTGGAATACTGGTAATAGACTCACCTTACAAACAGTTCCAACTTGGCAAGTAGTAGATGAAACGTTCAGCATAGTGGGCATTAATATCAAACCCAACAGTTATTACTATACCCGCTACCAATTTACTTATCGTTCCGACCAATCGAAGGTATTTTCTTTTTTGGTTTCTGCCGATTTGGGGTCTTTTTACAATGGAAAATTAAACAGCCTGCGAGGAGAACTGAGGTTTTCGCCCGTACCTAACATTTCGGCGAAATTTTCCTACACAAGAAATGATTTTGAAGAATTTGGCGAACTAAAAGAGTCGAAAATTACACATTTGATTTCTCCAGAAATTCGTCTTTCACTCAATCCGAGGATACAACTAACGTCATTTTACCAACATAATTCGGCAGCCAACCGAGATGTTTGGAACATCCGATTTGCATGGGAATTTCAGCCGCTTTCGTTTGTTTATTTGGTCTATAACAGCAATTCAACACAACAATACAGCAACGATTTAAAACGATTTGACTCTTACCTAAGCGAGCAAAGCATCGCCAAAATTACCTATCTGAAGCAGTTTTGA
- a CDS encoding ABC transporter ATP-binding protein translates to MLQAKNLTKTYGEQTALNSLNLTINEGEIFALLGQNGAGKTTTINCFLGFIQPSGGSANINGVSVAENALETKKYLAYIPETVMLYPNLSGIENLEFFSSLAGFSYGKEELSSFLSKAGLQNTAHTQRLEGYSKGMRQKVGIAIAIAKKAKALLLDEPTSGLDPKASNEFSEILRELAQNGTAVLMATHDIFRAKEVANRIGIMKEGNLVSVIDAKEISANELEKLYLQTV, encoded by the coding sequence ATGTTACAAGCAAAGAATTTAACCAAAACTTATGGAGAGCAAACGGCTCTTAACAGTCTGAATTTGACAATCAATGAGGGCGAAATATTTGCTCTTTTGGGGCAAAATGGTGCTGGTAAAACCACCACTATTAATTGCTTTTTGGGCTTTATCCAACCTTCGGGTGGCTCGGCTAACATCAATGGTGTATCGGTGGCAGAAAATGCCCTTGAAACCAAGAAATACTTGGCATATATCCCTGAAACGGTGATGTTGTACCCCAATCTCTCAGGTATTGAAAACTTGGAGTTTTTTTCATCTTTGGCAGGTTTTTCTTATGGAAAAGAAGAATTAAGCTCGTTTTTGAGCAAAGCAGGTTTACAAAACACCGCTCACACACAGCGTTTGGAGGGCTATTCAAAAGGGATGAGACAAAAAGTAGGCATTGCCATTGCCATAGCTAAAAAAGCCAAAGCCCTCTTGCTCGACGAACCCACTTCTGGACTTGACCCTAAAGCTTCGAACGAATTTTCAGAGATTTTACGTGAATTAGCTCAAAACGGAACGGCGGTGCTGATGGCTACCCACGATATTTTCAGAGCAAAAGAAGTCGCCAATCGCATCGGAATTATGAAAGAAGGCAACTTAGTTTCGGTGATTGACGCCAAAGAGATTTCGGCCAATGAGTTGGAAAAGTTGTATTTACAAACGGTGTGA
- a CDS encoding DUF3526 domain-containing protein gives MISLAIKNILRASGVQIGLALILVLGVVSLFVGKQFADKNIKDFTETADFQKVSLQRNADNHKEEIGYMLYYAKFSIVNEALPITSLAIGQRDVNATIKSLTIRGLEAQKYDSELNNPFNLLIGNIDFSFVLIYLFPLLIIAFTYNIISEEKESGTWNIVMVQSSDPFLWIVKLFIIRVLLIIGVLLLLLILAVLFLNIPLNQTFFAFVSIALLYIIFWFGLCFWVASLQKSSNFNALVLLTSWIALLIVIPAALNNYLTNKYPVPEALDTTVKQRKGYHEKWDMNKQTTLNSFYKHYPQFKKYTLPSEDFNWLIYYAMQQLGDDEVAVQSSNLHEKLQKREAESLKIAQFFPSLHAQIQLNELANSGLGNQLKFMDETASFHEKLRLYFYPKIFENGASTDENWVEFKPQIYQEKSYINWLKMLLPLLIISTLCVFWGKLKFSKDMMAR, from the coding sequence ATGATATCTTTAGCCATAAAAAATATACTGAGGGCAAGCGGTGTGCAAATAGGCCTAGCCTTAATTCTGGTATTAGGCGTAGTTAGTCTTTTTGTAGGAAAACAATTTGCCGATAAAAACATAAAAGACTTTACCGAAACAGCAGATTTCCAAAAAGTTTCGCTTCAAAGAAATGCCGATAATCACAAAGAAGAGATTGGCTACATGTTGTATTATGCCAAGTTCTCAATTGTAAATGAAGCCCTGCCTATCACCAGCTTGGCCATTGGCCAGCGTGACGTAAATGCAACTATAAAAAGTTTGACAATCAGAGGATTAGAAGCCCAAAAATATGATTCAGAATTGAACAATCCTTTTAATTTATTGATAGGAAATATCGATTTCAGTTTTGTGCTAATTTATCTTTTTCCGCTATTGATTATTGCTTTTACCTACAATATTATTTCTGAAGAAAAAGAAAGCGGAACTTGGAATATAGTGATGGTGCAGAGCAGTGATCCATTTTTATGGATTGTAAAACTGTTTATAATTCGAGTGCTCTTAATAATTGGTGTATTGCTGTTGCTTTTAATTTTAGCGGTATTATTCTTGAATATCCCACTAAATCAAACATTTTTTGCCTTTGTAAGCATAGCTCTATTGTACATTATCTTCTGGTTTGGCCTTTGCTTTTGGGTGGCTTCTTTACAAAAAAGTTCTAATTTCAATGCCCTTGTGTTATTAACAAGCTGGATAGCCCTTTTGATAGTAATACCCGCTGCCCTAAATAATTATTTGACCAATAAATACCCTGTTCCTGAGGCCCTTGACACCACCGTAAAGCAGCGAAAAGGCTACCACGAAAAGTGGGACATGAATAAGCAAACTACCTTAAATAGTTTTTACAAACATTACCCGCAGTTTAAAAAATATACTTTGCCATCGGAAGACTTTAACTGGCTCATTTACTACGCCATGCAACAATTAGGCGATGATGAAGTGGCAGTACAGTCGAGTAATTTGCATGAAAAATTGCAAAAAAGAGAAGCCGAAAGCTTGAAAATAGCCCAGTTTTTCCCTTCGCTCCATGCACAAATACAGCTGAATGAATTGGCAAATTCAGGCCTTGGCAATCAACTGAAATTCATGGATGAAACAGCCAGTTTTCACGAAAAATTAAGGCTTTATTTTTACCCAAAAATATTTGAAAACGGGGCATCTACAGACGAAAACTGGGTGGAATTTAAACCTCAAATTTATCAAGAAAAATCATATATCAATTGGTTGAAAATGCTTTTACCATTATTGATAATCAGCACTTTGTGTGTGTTTTGGGGGAAATTGAAATTTAGTAAAGACATGATGGCACGCTGA
- a CDS encoding DUF3526 domain-containing protein produces MKSETLIAKHFWNTTFKNKSVFLLLFFIGLLLIYAMVTGFINYKSQNEMRAKYQAEARKDWLSNPDKDPHRMAHYGNFAFRPKSALSVFDFGMESFLCSTIFLEAHVQNTTNFSEAEFSTGLLRFGEISVAMILQILLPLLIFFLGFNAIATERENGTLIIILSQGVSWQKLLIGKCLGIISVVMTIYLPVILLTVFLWLFLQKIQIGLDETYRLLAMLLAYFIYLAIFCVIAVLVSAVSKSSKIALTSLIGIWLLLTILLPRVSQALGAYLYEIPSKAAFQSEIESDVIKTGDSHNPNDPHYKSLKDSVLAAYKVDSVQKLPFNYGGFVMKEGEKISANIYNVHLAALRKIYEKQNSFTRFMAFIDPFLAIKNLSMALAGTDYNSYTGFQDQAEQYRYHISQEMNELQIKHMVKTKENNGQAPKTLSRKHWEEMHDFEYISPKIVTVFSQEILSILSLIFWSILLWYSIHQISKTLKAI; encoded by the coding sequence ATGAAGTCAGAAACACTAATTGCAAAACATTTCTGGAATACCACTTTCAAAAACAAGTCGGTATTTCTCTTACTATTTTTTATCGGTTTGTTGTTGATTTATGCCATGGTTACAGGTTTTATCAATTACAAATCGCAAAATGAAATGCGTGCCAAATACCAGGCCGAAGCCCGTAAAGACTGGCTCAGCAACCCCGATAAAGACCCACATCGCATGGCACATTATGGCAATTTTGCATTTAGGCCAAAGTCTGCATTGAGTGTTTTTGACTTTGGGATGGAGAGTTTTCTGTGTAGTACCATTTTTTTGGAGGCCCATGTGCAAAACACGACCAATTTTTCAGAAGCTGAGTTTTCAACTGGCCTATTGCGATTTGGCGAAATAAGCGTTGCCATGATTTTGCAAATATTACTGCCCTTACTCATTTTCTTTTTGGGATTCAACGCCATAGCCACCGAGCGAGAAAACGGCACACTGATAATAATACTAAGTCAAGGTGTAAGCTGGCAAAAACTGTTGATTGGCAAATGTTTAGGTATTATTTCTGTGGTAATGACCATCTATTTACCTGTAATCTTACTCACGGTTTTTCTTTGGCTTTTTCTTCAAAAAATACAAATAGGCCTCGATGAAACCTACCGATTATTGGCAATGCTTTTAGCCTATTTTATTTATTTAGCCATTTTTTGTGTGATTGCAGTACTCGTTTCAGCAGTGAGCAAATCCTCAAAAATAGCCCTTACTTCTTTGATAGGGATTTGGCTTTTACTCACCATTTTATTGCCTCGGGTTTCACAAGCTTTGGGGGCTTATTTGTATGAAATACCCTCAAAAGCAGCATTTCAAAGTGAAATAGAAAGCGATGTGATAAAAACAGGCGATAGCCATAACCCCAACGACCCGCATTACAAGTCGCTGAAAGACTCTGTATTAGCCGCTTATAAAGTAGACTCCGTGCAAAAACTACCCTTCAATTACGGCGGTTTTGTAATGAAAGAAGGAGAAAAAATATCGGCCAATATTTACAATGTACACTTGGCAGCTTTACGAAAAATCTACGAAAAGCAAAACAGCTTTACCCGTTTTATGGCCTTTATTGACCCCTTTTTGGCTATTAAAAACCTATCAATGGCCTTGGCTGGAACCGACTACAACTCCTATACGGGCTTTCAAGACCAAGCCGAACAATACCGCTACCATATTTCGCAAGAAATGAACGAATTACAAATAAAACACATGGTAAAAACCAAAGAAAACAATGGCCAAGCCCCCAAAACATTGAGCAGAAAACATTGGGAAGAAATGCATGATTTCGAATATATATCGCCCAAAATTGTTACGGTTTTTAGTCAAGAAATTTTGTCAATTCTATCCCTAATTTTTTGGTCAATACTGCTTTGGTATTCTATTCATCAAATTTCTAAAACCCTTAAAGCGATATGA
- a CDS encoding NAD(P)/FAD-dependent oxidoreductase has translation MENYEVIIIGGSFAGLSAAMSLGRSMRKVLVIDNQQPCNKQTPHSHNFLTQDGKPPLEILAEARRQLEAYPTVEFINDTAISASKSEDLFEIKLKENGEVKALKLVLAWGLKDDTSKIEGLAACWGISVIHCPYCHGYEVKNQPTAIIANGNEAFEYLKMISHWTKNLTLLTNGSSTLTEEQSQKIKSKGIQIIENQITKINHLAGNVASISLNDAEDFPISVIYHRAPFIQKSDIATQLGCEFDEMGLIKVNDFQQTNVKGVFAAGDNATPLRQVANAVAKGSLAGVMANRELIEDEF, from the coding sequence ATGGAAAATTACGAAGTAATAATCATCGGGGGCAGCTTCGCTGGCTTATCGGCTGCCATGAGCTTGGGACGTTCGATGAGAAAGGTCTTAGTCATTGACAATCAGCAACCTTGCAATAAACAGACACCACATTCACACAACTTTTTGACCCAAGATGGGAAGCCTCCGCTTGAAATTTTGGCGGAAGCTCGCAGACAACTGGAGGCATACCCAACCGTGGAGTTTATAAATGATACAGCTATAAGTGCCAGCAAATCAGAGGATTTATTTGAAATAAAACTCAAAGAAAATGGCGAGGTAAAAGCTCTAAAACTGGTTCTGGCTTGGGGCTTGAAAGACGATACTTCAAAAATAGAAGGATTAGCAGCATGTTGGGGAATTTCGGTTATTCATTGCCCATATTGCCACGGATATGAGGTAAAAAATCAGCCAACGGCAATCATAGCCAATGGAAATGAGGCTTTTGAGTATCTAAAAATGATAAGTCATTGGACAAAAAATCTCACGCTTTTGACAAATGGTAGCTCAACCTTAACAGAAGAGCAATCTCAAAAAATCAAATCGAAAGGTATCCAAATTATTGAAAATCAAATAACAAAAATCAATCATCTGGCAGGAAACGTTGCTTCTATTAGCTTAAACGATGCGGAAGATTTCCCTATTTCTGTGATTTATCATCGGGCTCCATTTATACAAAAATCAGACATCGCAACTCAACTGGGCTGTGAATTTGACGAGATGGGCCTAATAAAAGTCAATGATTTTCAACAAACAAACGTAAAAGGTGTTTTTGCCGCTGGCGATAATGCTACGCCACTTCGCCAAGTGGCCAATGCCGTGGCCAAAGGTTCACTGGCAGGAGTTATGGCAAATAGAGAACTAATTGAAGATGAGTTTTAA
- a CDS encoding TonB-dependent receptor: MYFKKLLTFLLLISTVSFAQNTIKGIIKENGKIPVIGATVKLSTNSETKNTLSDINGNFEFTNLLDQNYKLTISSIGFDAFSQEVKANQTLEISLKPSETLLQDVEVLGRARKDYNSDYSFSATKIAIKNKELPQALSTVTKELIADRGAFQLSDAVKIASGVSPSSFYNQFNIRGISQNEEGQIINGMRTRQFYFLQPLTTNVERVEVLKGPASVTFSSVDPGGSINMVTKKPLAETRREVSLSAGSFSTVRGALDFTGPLNESKTLLYRINGAYQEAQSYRDLVKNNSVLISPSITYLPNDKTAINTELIYSNMVGNLDRGQPIFGAVAGKTNLNSTPISLNLGAANDFFKSKGLILTANLSHKFSEKISFNASYMKQTWSEDLQEHRTTNAFARDITGVEVTSLVGMQMVQRKQLWNTDNLNAYFNFNFNAGKTSHKLLVGYDLQSWNKLKGGGQNAARGFLLKDGSVAGSFVVANAANYQTVSIGGKTLPRPNTNYFDLSNPVYTVRNINDYTLNSRIAVQSALTTTDAIYIQEQLKIGKFSALLSLRNEWFEDITNYNAPNEASFKNTALIPRIGLTYEVTKNINVYGTYLEGYQPQSNTVTLLPSTGAYFWTPTSAATFKPLYSDLKELGMKADLLDKRFTLNMAFYEINQKNILMSANDPTKPDLLVQRGADLSRGFETDLAGYILPNWQINASYSFIDAKIMADANETLVGQRKENVAKHSGNIWTRYNFGANSKLKDLGIGAGMNAQGSRIPWFSRAFEVPAYTTFDAAIYYTPSKSNVQMALNMNNIFDKTYLIGAQNYTRLFPGAPRNFMLTATYKF; this comes from the coding sequence ATGTATTTCAAAAAACTACTCACGTTCTTACTTTTAATTTCAACTGTCTCTTTCGCCCAAAATACCATAAAAGGGATCATAAAAGAAAATGGAAAAATACCTGTTATTGGAGCAACAGTTAAACTAAGTACCAACTCAGAAACCAAAAATACCTTAAGTGATATCAATGGAAATTTTGAGTTTACAAACCTTTTAGACCAAAATTACAAGCTGACTATCAGCTCAATAGGCTTTGACGCTTTTTCACAGGAAGTTAAGGCCAATCAAACGCTTGAAATTAGTCTGAAACCATCGGAAACCTTGCTCCAAGACGTAGAAGTACTGGGTAGAGCCAGAAAAGATTACAACTCCGATTATAGTTTTTCGGCTACAAAAATTGCCATCAAAAACAAGGAATTACCGCAGGCACTTAGCACAGTTACCAAAGAATTGATTGCCGACCGTGGGGCGTTTCAGTTGTCTGATGCCGTAAAAATAGCCTCGGGGGTTTCGCCTTCGAGCTTTTATAACCAATTCAATATCAGAGGAATAAGCCAAAACGAGGAAGGCCAAATTATCAACGGAATGCGTACCCGCCAGTTTTACTTTTTGCAACCTCTTACTACCAATGTGGAGCGTGTTGAGGTGCTGAAAGGACCAGCTTCGGTTACTTTTAGCAGTGTTGACCCAGGCGGAAGTATCAATATGGTAACCAAAAAACCTTTGGCCGAAACTCGTAGAGAAGTAAGTCTGAGTGCAGGAAGTTTCAGTACAGTTCGTGGGGCTTTGGATTTTACTGGCCCATTGAATGAATCAAAAACCTTGCTTTATCGCATCAACGGAGCTTATCAAGAGGCACAATCTTACCGTGATTTGGTGAAAAATAATTCGGTTTTGATTTCGCCATCAATCACCTATTTGCCGAACGATAAAACTGCCATCAATACTGAATTGATTTACTCAAATATGGTGGGCAACCTCGACCGTGGCCAACCAATTTTTGGGGCTGTGGCAGGTAAAACAAATTTGAATAGTACGCCTATCAGCTTGAATTTAGGAGCAGCTAACGATTTTTTCAAATCGAAAGGATTGATTCTTACGGCGAATCTTTCGCATAAATTCAGCGAGAAAATCAGTTTTAATGCCTCATATATGAAACAAACGTGGTCAGAAGATTTGCAGGAACACCGCACCACTAACGCCTTTGCGAGAGACATTACTGGAGTTGAAGTAACAAGTTTGGTAGGAATGCAAATGGTACAACGTAAGCAATTGTGGAATACGGATAACCTGAACGCTTACTTCAATTTTAACTTTAATGCAGGCAAAACTTCGCATAAACTTTTGGTAGGCTATGACTTACAAAGCTGGAATAAACTCAAAGGTGGCGGACAGAATGCTGCTCGTGGATTTTTGTTGAAAGATGGCTCGGTGGCAGGAAGTTTTGTAGTAGCCAATGCAGCTAATTATCAGACTGTTTCGATTGGTGGAAAAACTTTACCAAGACCTAATACCAATTATTTTGACTTGAGTAATCCAGTGTATACGGTTAGAAATATTAATGATTATACACTCAACAGTCGAATTGCAGTGCAATCGGCATTGACTACAACTGACGCTATTTACATTCAAGAGCAGCTTAAAATCGGTAAATTCTCTGCTTTGTTGAGTTTAAGAAACGAATGGTTTGAAGATATAACTAACTACAACGCTCCCAACGAGGCTTCATTCAAAAACACGGCTTTGATTCCGAGAATTGGCTTGACTTACGAAGTAACTAAAAACATCAATGTTTACGGTACTTATTTAGAAGGCTATCAGCCACAATCAAACACCGTAACACTTTTGCCAAGTACTGGGGCATATTTTTGGACACCAACTTCGGCTGCAACTTTCAAGCCACTCTACAGCGATTTGAAAGAATTGGGGATGAAAGCCGATTTATTGGATAAACGCTTTACGCTCAACATGGCATTTTATGAAATCAACCAAAAAAATATCTTGATGAGTGCCAATGACCCTACCAAGCCTGACTTATTGGTACAACGTGGAGCAGACCTCAGCCGTGGTTTCGAGACCGATTTGGCGGGATATATCTTACCAAATTGGCAAATCAATGCCTCGTATAGCTTTATAGATGCAAAAATCATGGCCGATGCCAACGAAACTTTAGTAGGTCAACGCAAGGAAAATGTGGCGAAACACAGCGGAAATATCTGGACTCGCTACAATTTTGGAGCAAATTCTAAACTAAAAGATTTGGGAATTGGAGCAGGAATGAATGCCCAAGGCAGTAGAATTCCGTGGTTCAGTAGAGCATTTGAAGTGCCCGCCTATACCACTTTTGATGCGGCTATTTATTACACACCAAGCAAAAGCAACGTACAAATGGCTCTCAACATGAACAATATTTTCGATAAAACTTACTTGATTGGAGCTCAAAATTATACCCGTTTGTTTCCAGGAGCACCGAGAAACTTCATGCTGACGGCGACTTATAAATTTTAA